In Nocardia sputorum, a single genomic region encodes these proteins:
- a CDS encoding GNAT family N-acetyltransferase has translation MADVPGLVKALLRGCEKAYENLPGAETGGVQRLIADMASRKHRELTTSLTEYGRTFFVHRAPDGQITGFVEAARRPNGDGQLYAWHILPEYHAMGIGRALMREALQFFGDVDVHCNTTIRTEAYAAHLKLGFSPVGPPTATPPPMQAAGLVAEQQQLVLPRSARAELLKRWDRA, from the coding sequence GTGGCGGATGTGCCGGGTCTCGTCAAGGCACTACTGCGCGGATGCGAGAAGGCCTATGAGAATCTGCCCGGCGCCGAAACCGGCGGAGTACAGCGGCTCATCGCCGACATGGCATCGCGAAAACATCGAGAACTCACGACATCGCTTACCGAGTACGGACGAACCTTCTTCGTGCATCGCGCCCCCGACGGGCAGATCACCGGGTTCGTCGAGGCCGCACGGCGCCCGAACGGCGATGGGCAGCTCTACGCGTGGCACATTCTGCCGGAGTATCACGCCATGGGCATAGGGCGCGCCTTGATGCGCGAAGCGCTGCAATTCTTCGGTGATGTCGATGTCCACTGCAACACGACGATCCGCACCGAAGCCTATGCCGCGCATCTGAAGCTGGGGTTCTCGCCCGTCGGTCCCCCGACCGCGACGCCACCTCCGATGCAAGCGGCTGGACTCGTGGCGGAACAACAGCAACTGGTGCTGCCTCGCAGCGCTCGCGCAGAACTGCTGAAGCGCTGGGATCGAGCGTGA
- a CDS encoding 3-hydroxybutyrate dehydrogenase, whose protein sequence is MSALAGRSALVTGGASGIGAACARALAARGATVTVADVDEAGAKTVAGELGGKAWAVDLLDVAALEDLALDVDILVNNAGVQHVSPIQEFAPQRFRDLLTLMVEAPFLLVRAALPHMYRQGWGRIVNISSVHGLRASEYKVAYVTAKHGLEGLSKVTALEGGPHGVTSNCVNPGYVRTALVDKQIADQAKAHGVPEQEVVEKILLTESAIKRLVEPEEVASLVSWLVSPEAGMVTGAAYTMDGGWSAR, encoded by the coding sequence ATGAGTGCTCTGGCGGGGCGCAGCGCCCTGGTCACCGGCGGCGCGAGCGGCATCGGCGCGGCGTGCGCCCGTGCCCTCGCGGCGCGCGGCGCCACGGTCACGGTCGCGGACGTCGACGAGGCCGGCGCGAAGACCGTGGCCGGGGAACTGGGCGGCAAGGCGTGGGCGGTGGACCTGCTCGACGTCGCGGCGCTGGAGGACCTGGCGCTCGACGTCGACATCCTGGTGAACAACGCCGGGGTGCAACACGTCAGCCCGATCCAGGAGTTCGCGCCGCAGCGCTTCCGCGACCTGCTCACGCTGATGGTCGAGGCGCCGTTCCTGCTGGTGCGCGCGGCGCTGCCGCACATGTACCGGCAGGGCTGGGGACGGATCGTCAACATCTCGTCGGTGCACGGCCTGCGCGCCTCCGAATACAAGGTCGCCTACGTGACGGCCAAACACGGGTTGGAAGGGCTGTCGAAGGTCACCGCCTTGGAGGGCGGCCCGCACGGGGTGACGAGCAATTGCGTCAACCCGGGCTATGTGCGGACAGCGCTGGTGGACAAGCAGATCGCCGACCAGGCCAAGGCGCACGGCGTGCCCGAACAGGAAGTGGTGGAGAAGATCCTGCTCACCGAGAGCGCGATCAAGCGCCTCGTGGAGCCGGAGGAGGTCGCGTCGCTGGTGAGCTGGCTCGTGTCGCCGGAGGCGGGCATGGTCACCGGCGCGGCCTACACGATGGACGGCGGGTGGAGCGCTCGATGA
- a CDS encoding MFS transporter produces the protein MREHSAATTAAADSGGTTSGLRRVVAASMAGTVVEWYEFFLYGTAATLVFSKVFFAKGTSDLDAILAAFITYAVGFAARPLGGVVFGHFGDKYGRKKLLQFSLVLVGSATFLMGCLPTFGQIGYWAPALLVALRFIQGFAVGGEWGGAVLLVAEHSPSRSRGFWASWPQAGVPAGNLLATVVLLVLTSTLSDEAFLGWGWRVAFWLSAVVVLIGYYIRTKITDAPIFVAAQREAEQIKATSLSVVEVLRRYPRGVLTAMGLRFGENVMYYLVVTFTITYLKTQVHADTAVILWWLLAAHAVHFVTIPLVGSLSDRFGRRPVYLVGALTAGTWGFFAFPMMDSGHNVVIMSAIVIGLIFHAFMYAGQPAIMAEMFPTRMRYSGVSLGYQVTSIVAGSLAPIIAVRLLNTYHSAVPIAWYLAGAAAVSAIAVLVARETKGLTLESIDHADAATLGARAEVTVR, from the coding sequence ATGAGGGAGCACAGCGCCGCGACGACAGCGGCGGCGGATTCCGGCGGAACGACCAGCGGCCTGCGCCGCGTGGTGGCCGCGTCGATGGCGGGCACCGTCGTGGAGTGGTACGAGTTCTTCCTCTACGGCACCGCAGCCACGCTGGTGTTCAGCAAGGTGTTCTTCGCCAAGGGCACCAGTGACCTGGACGCCATCCTCGCCGCGTTCATCACCTACGCGGTCGGGTTCGCGGCGCGCCCGCTCGGCGGCGTGGTCTTCGGGCACTTCGGTGACAAGTACGGCCGCAAGAAACTGCTGCAGTTCAGCCTGGTGCTGGTGGGTAGCGCGACCTTCCTGATGGGCTGCCTGCCCACCTTCGGACAGATCGGCTACTGGGCGCCCGCACTGCTGGTGGCGCTGCGCTTCATCCAGGGTTTCGCGGTCGGCGGGGAGTGGGGCGGCGCGGTGCTGCTGGTCGCCGAGCACAGCCCGAGCCGCAGCCGCGGCTTCTGGGCGAGCTGGCCGCAGGCGGGCGTGCCCGCGGGCAACCTGCTGGCGACGGTAGTGCTGCTGGTGCTCACCTCCACGCTGTCGGACGAGGCGTTCCTCGGCTGGGGCTGGCGGGTCGCGTTCTGGCTGTCGGCGGTCGTGGTGCTGATCGGCTACTACATCCGCACCAAGATCACCGACGCGCCCATCTTCGTCGCGGCGCAGCGGGAAGCCGAGCAGATCAAGGCGACCTCGCTGAGCGTGGTCGAGGTGCTGCGCCGCTACCCCCGCGGGGTGCTGACCGCGATGGGGCTGCGTTTCGGCGAGAACGTCATGTACTACCTGGTGGTCACGTTCACCATCACCTACCTGAAGACGCAGGTGCACGCCGACACCGCGGTGATCCTGTGGTGGCTGCTCGCCGCGCACGCGGTGCACTTCGTGACCATCCCGCTGGTGGGCAGCCTGTCCGACCGCTTCGGCAGGCGGCCGGTCTACCTGGTCGGCGCGCTCACCGCGGGCACCTGGGGCTTCTTCGCCTTCCCGATGATGGACAGCGGGCACAACGTGGTCATCATGTCCGCCATCGTCATCGGCTTGATCTTCCACGCCTTCATGTACGCCGGACAGCCCGCGATCATGGCCGAGATGTTCCCCACCCGGATGCGCTACTCCGGTGTGTCGCTGGGCTATCAGGTGACCTCGATCGTGGCCGGTTCGCTCGCGCCGATCATCGCCGTCCGGCTGCTGAACACCTACCACTCCGCGGTGCCGATCGCCTGGTACCTGGCGGGCGCCGCGGCGGTGAGCGCGATCGCCGTGCTCGTCGCACGAGAGACGAAGGGGCTGACCTTGGAAAGCATCGATCACGCCGACGCCGCGACGCTCGGCGCGCGGGCCGAAGTGACCGTGCGATGA
- a CDS encoding acyl-CoA dehydrogenase family protein: MTDFLSTGTLPEEYRDLALTVRDFARSVVAPVAAEHDANHTFPYEVVAGMAEMGLFGLPFPEEYGGMGGDYFALCLALEELGKVDQSVAITLEAGVSLGAMPIYRFGNDKQKQEWLPQLTSGRNLAAFGLTEPGAGSDAGGTRTTAVADGGEWIINGSKQFITNSGTDITKLVTVTAVTGTTGGKKEISTILVPTDTPGFVAEPAYNKVGWNASDTHPLSFTDVRVPEENLLGERGRGYANFLRILDEGRIAIAALAVGAAQGCVEESVRYATEREAFGQVIGRNQAIAFKIARMEARAHAARTAYYDAAALMLAGKPFKKQASIAKLVASEAAMDNARDATQIFGGYGFMNEYAVARHYRDSKILEIGEGTTEVQLMLIGRELGL, translated from the coding sequence ATGACCGACTTCCTGTCCACCGGCACGCTGCCGGAGGAGTACCGCGACCTCGCGCTGACCGTGCGCGACTTCGCGCGGTCGGTGGTCGCTCCGGTGGCGGCCGAGCACGACGCGAACCACACCTTCCCCTACGAGGTGGTGGCGGGGATGGCCGAGATGGGCCTGTTCGGTCTGCCGTTCCCCGAGGAGTACGGCGGCATGGGCGGCGACTATTTCGCGCTCTGCCTGGCGCTCGAGGAACTGGGCAAGGTCGACCAGAGCGTGGCGATCACGCTGGAGGCCGGGGTGTCGCTGGGCGCGATGCCGATCTACCGCTTCGGCAACGACAAGCAGAAGCAGGAATGGCTGCCGCAGCTGACCAGCGGCCGCAACCTCGCCGCGTTCGGGCTCACCGAGCCGGGCGCGGGCAGCGACGCGGGCGGCACCAGGACCACCGCGGTCGCCGACGGCGGCGAATGGATCATCAACGGCAGCAAGCAGTTCATCACCAACTCCGGCACCGACATCACCAAGCTCGTCACGGTGACCGCGGTGACCGGGACCACCGGCGGCAAGAAGGAGATCTCCACCATCCTGGTGCCGACCGACACACCCGGTTTCGTCGCCGAGCCCGCGTACAACAAGGTCGGCTGGAACGCCTCCGACACCCATCCGCTCAGCTTCACCGACGTGCGGGTGCCCGAGGAGAACCTGCTCGGCGAGCGCGGGCGCGGCTACGCGAACTTCCTGCGCATCCTCGACGAGGGGCGCATCGCCATCGCCGCGCTCGCGGTCGGGGCCGCGCAGGGCTGTGTGGAGGAGAGCGTGCGCTACGCGACGGAGCGTGAAGCGTTCGGCCAGGTCATCGGCCGCAATCAAGCCATCGCCTTCAAGATCGCCCGGATGGAGGCGCGGGCGCACGCCGCGCGCACCGCCTACTACGACGCGGCGGCGCTGATGCTGGCGGGCAAGCCGTTCAAGAAGCAGGCGTCCATCGCGAAGCTGGTGGCCAGCGAGGCCGCCATGGACAACGCCCGCGACGCGACACAGATCTTCGGCGGCTACGGGTTCATGAACGAATACGCCGTCGCGCGGCACTATCGCGACAGCAAGATCCTGGAGATAGGCGAAGGGACGACGGAGGTGCAGCTGATGCTGATCGGACGGGAGCTGGGCCTGTGA
- a CDS encoding carboxyl transferase domain-containing protein — protein MTVTEEAVGNRAAHAALVDDLRARLAAAALGGPAKARDRHVARGKLLPRQRVDQLLDPGSPFLELSPLAATGMYGDESPGAGIITGIGRVSGRECVIVANDATVKGGTYYPMTVKKHLRAQEIALQNQLPCVYLVDSGGAYLPRQDEVFPDREHFGRIFYNQATMSAKGIPQIAAVLGSCTAGGAYVPAMSDEAVIVRNQGTIFLGGPPLVKAATGEVVTAEELGGGELHSRTSGVTDHLAEDDQDALRIVRRIVATLGPRTPVPWDVRPVIAPAAPESELYDVVPVDLRTPYDVREVIHRLVDGTPEGESGFHEFKAEYGKTLVTGFAHIHGHPVGIVANNGVLFSESAMKGAHFIELCDKRSIPLLFLQNITGFMVGRDYEAGGIAKHGAKMVTAVACARVPKLTVVIGGSYGAGNYSMCGRAYSPRFLWMWPNARISVMGGEQAASVLATVRGDQLDSNGQPWSAEDEEAFKAPIREQYESQGNPYYSTARLWDDGVIDPADTRTVLGLALSVCAQAPLEPVSYGVFRM, from the coding sequence ATGACCGTTACCGAAGAGGCCGTCGGAAACCGCGCCGCGCACGCGGCGCTGGTCGACGACCTGCGCGCCCGGCTGGCTGCCGCGGCGCTGGGCGGCCCGGCGAAGGCGCGCGACCGCCACGTCGCGCGCGGCAAGCTGCTCCCCCGGCAGCGCGTGGACCAACTGCTGGACCCGGGAAGCCCGTTCCTCGAGCTCTCCCCGCTGGCCGCGACCGGGATGTACGGCGACGAGTCTCCCGGCGCCGGGATCATCACCGGGATCGGCCGGGTGTCCGGCCGGGAGTGCGTGATCGTGGCCAACGACGCGACGGTCAAGGGCGGCACCTACTACCCCATGACGGTGAAGAAGCATCTGCGCGCGCAGGAGATCGCGTTGCAGAACCAGCTGCCGTGCGTGTACCTGGTCGACTCGGGCGGCGCGTACCTGCCGCGCCAGGACGAGGTGTTCCCCGACCGGGAGCACTTCGGGCGCATCTTCTACAACCAGGCCACCATGAGCGCCAAGGGGATCCCGCAGATCGCCGCGGTGCTCGGCTCGTGCACCGCCGGTGGCGCCTACGTGCCCGCGATGAGCGACGAGGCAGTGATCGTGCGCAACCAGGGCACCATCTTCCTCGGCGGCCCGCCGCTGGTGAAGGCCGCGACCGGTGAGGTGGTCACGGCCGAGGAACTCGGCGGCGGCGAGTTGCATTCGCGCACCTCCGGTGTCACCGACCACTTGGCCGAGGACGACCAGGACGCGCTGCGCATCGTGCGCCGCATCGTGGCCACCCTCGGACCGCGCACGCCGGTCCCGTGGGACGTCCGTCCGGTCATCGCGCCCGCCGCGCCGGAATCCGAGCTCTACGACGTGGTGCCGGTGGATCTGCGCACCCCCTACGACGTGCGCGAAGTGATTCACCGGCTGGTCGACGGCACACCCGAGGGCGAGAGCGGCTTCCACGAGTTCAAGGCCGAATACGGCAAGACCTTGGTCACCGGATTCGCGCACATCCATGGACATCCGGTGGGCATCGTCGCCAACAACGGCGTGCTGTTCAGCGAATCCGCCATGAAAGGCGCGCATTTCATCGAGCTGTGCGACAAGCGCAGCATCCCGTTGTTGTTCCTGCAGAACATCACCGGCTTCATGGTCGGCCGCGATTACGAGGCGGGCGGCATCGCCAAGCACGGCGCGAAGATGGTGACCGCGGTGGCCTGCGCGCGCGTGCCGAAGCTCACCGTCGTCATCGGCGGCTCCTACGGCGCGGGCAACTACTCGATGTGCGGGCGCGCGTATTCGCCGCGTTTCCTGTGGATGTGGCCGAACGCACGCATCTCGGTGATGGGCGGCGAGCAGGCGGCGTCGGTGCTGGCGACGGTGCGCGGCGACCAGCTCGACAGCAACGGGCAGCCCTGGTCGGCCGAGGACGAAGAGGCGTTCAAGGCCCCGATCCGGGAACAGTACGAGAGCCAGGGCAACCCCTACTACTCGACGGCCAGGTTGTGGGACGACGGCGTGATCGATCCCGCCGACACCAGAACCGTGCTCGGGCTGGCTCTCTCGGTGTGCGCGCAAGCCCCGCTCGAACCCGTTTCCTACGGCGTATTCCGGATGTGA
- a CDS encoding acetyl/propionyl/methylcrotonyl-CoA carboxylase subunit alpha, with product MLNRSVPVGFDTVLVANRGEIAVRVIRTLRALGIRSVAVYSDADADARHVHEADTAVRLGPAPARESYLAIDRVVAAAVRAGAQAVHPGYGFLSENAAFAAALAEAGIVFLGPPARAIEVMGDKITAKNTVAAFGVPVVPGIATPGLTDDDLIAAAAEVGYPVLVKPSAGGGGKGMRRVDDPARLPEALRSARREAAAAFGDDTLFLERFVTRPRHIEVQVLADQFGNVLHLGERECSLQRRHQKVIEEAPSPLLDAATRARIGAAACNTARSVDYVGAGTVEFIVSADRPDEFFFMEMNTRLQVEHPVTELVTGVDLVECQVRVAAGQKLAVAQDDIRMVGHAIEARVYAEDPGRGFLPTGGTVLDLDEPEGPGVRVDSGLRIGTRVGSDYDPMLSKVIAHAADRTAALAKLDRALADTVLLGVTSNIEFLRFLLDDPDVAEGRLDTDLLDRRVADFRPASVGDDEFVAAAAWHWLRRWPAAPRDPWEVPSGWRIGTDAPTPIRLAGGERVEHVYLSGTPANGTVWVDEGESRSLRASFTASTPSAGVLTLTLDGLRRPYRVAEQDGLLWVAGPSGIAALREVAEANVRGGDEHVGDAEIRSPMPGSVIAAPVASGALVAAGDPVVVVEAMKMEHALTAPVAGTVELLVEPGAQVRLDQVLARVVAHAETNHAEREGIPA from the coding sequence ATGCTGAACAGATCCGTTCCCGTCGGATTCGACACCGTGCTCGTCGCCAACCGCGGCGAGATCGCGGTGCGGGTGATCCGTACGCTGCGCGCCTTGGGAATTCGCTCGGTGGCCGTCTACAGCGACGCCGACGCGGACGCCCGCCACGTCCACGAAGCCGACACGGCGGTGCGCCTCGGCCCGGCTCCGGCCCGGGAGAGCTATCTCGCCATCGACCGGGTGGTGGCCGCCGCCGTGCGCGCAGGCGCGCAAGCGGTGCACCCCGGCTACGGGTTCCTTTCGGAGAACGCCGCGTTCGCCGCCGCGCTGGCCGAGGCGGGCATCGTCTTCCTGGGCCCGCCGGCCCGCGCCATCGAGGTGATGGGCGACAAGATCACCGCGAAGAACACCGTGGCCGCGTTCGGCGTCCCGGTGGTGCCCGGCATCGCCACGCCCGGCCTGACCGATGACGATCTGATCGCCGCGGCGGCGGAAGTCGGCTATCCGGTGCTGGTCAAGCCGTCCGCGGGCGGCGGAGGCAAGGGCATGCGCCGGGTGGACGATCCGGCCCGGCTGCCGGAGGCGCTGCGCAGCGCCCGGCGCGAGGCCGCCGCCGCGTTCGGTGACGACACGCTGTTCCTGGAACGCTTCGTCACCCGGCCGCGGCACATCGAGGTGCAGGTGCTGGCCGACCAGTTCGGCAACGTGCTGCACCTGGGCGAACGCGAATGCAGCTTGCAGCGCCGCCATCAGAAGGTGATCGAGGAGGCGCCCTCGCCGCTGCTGGACGCGGCCACCAGGGCCAGGATCGGCGCCGCCGCCTGCAACACCGCGCGCAGCGTGGACTACGTGGGCGCGGGGACCGTGGAGTTCATCGTCTCCGCCGACCGTCCCGACGAGTTCTTCTTCATGGAGATGAACACCCGGCTGCAGGTGGAGCATCCGGTCACCGAGCTGGTCACCGGCGTCGACCTGGTGGAATGCCAGGTCCGGGTGGCGGCCGGGCAGAAGCTGGCGGTGGCGCAGGACGACATCCGCATGGTCGGGCACGCGATCGAGGCCAGGGTGTACGCGGAGGATCCCGGGCGCGGGTTCCTGCCCACCGGCGGCACCGTGCTCGACCTCGACGAGCCGGAGGGTCCCGGCGTGCGGGTCGATTCGGGCCTGCGGATCGGCACGCGCGTCGGCAGCGACTACGACCCGATGCTGTCGAAGGTCATCGCCCATGCCGCCGACCGCACGGCCGCGCTGGCGAAACTGGATCGCGCGCTGGCCGACACCGTCCTGCTCGGCGTCACCAGCAATATCGAATTCCTGCGTTTCCTGCTCGACGACCCGGACGTGGCCGAAGGGCGGCTGGACACGGACCTGCTGGACCGGCGAGTCGCCGATTTCCGGCCCGCTTCCGTCGGCGACGACGAGTTCGTCGCGGCGGCGGCCTGGCACTGGTTGCGCCGCTGGCCCGCCGCGCCGCGTGATCCCTGGGAGGTGCCGTCCGGCTGGCGGATCGGGACCGACGCGCCCACTCCCATCCGGCTCGCGGGCGGCGAGCGCGTCGAACACGTCTATCTCTCCGGCACGCCCGCCAACGGGACCGTATGGGTCGACGAGGGCGAAAGCCGTTCACTGAGGGCGTCTTTCACCGCGTCCACGCCATCCGCGGGCGTGCTCACGCTCACCCTGGACGGCTTGCGCCGCCCCTACCGGGTCGCCGAACAGGACGGCCTGCTGTGGGTGGCGGGACCCTCCGGCATCGCGGCGCTGCGCGAAGTGGCCGAGGCCAACGTGCGCGGCGGCGACGAGCACGTGGGCGACGCCGAGATCCGCTCCCCCATGCCGGGTTCGGTGATCGCGGCGCCGGTCGCTTCCGGCGCCCTCGTCGCCGCCGGAGATCCGGTGGTTGTCGTGGAGGCGATGAAGATGGAGCACGCGCTCACCGCGCCGGTCGCCGGAACCGTCGAACTACTGGTCGAGCCGGGCGCCCAGGTGCGCCTGGACCAGGTGCTGGCGCGCGTCGTCGCGCACGCCGAAACGAATCACGCCGAACGAGAAGGAATCCCCGCATGA
- a CDS encoding SACE_7040 family transcriptional regulator, with translation MTSAESVAPTRREQLKAQRRTQLLEAGARLIADRGFLGMRLDDLGAAVGISGPAVYRHFPNKEALLVELLVGVSQRLLDGGKAVVAGANSAEQALAGLVDHHLDFALGEPELIRIQDRDLDNVPAAARREIRRTQRRYVEIWVGVLRELHPELPEETARVQAHAVFGLINSTPHSASEATAARARPVLRGMALTALG, from the coding sequence GTGACCAGTGCCGAATCCGTCGCGCCCACTCGTCGTGAGCAACTGAAGGCGCAGCGCAGGACACAACTGCTGGAGGCCGGAGCGCGGTTGATCGCCGACCGCGGCTTCCTCGGCATGCGCCTGGACGACCTGGGCGCCGCCGTCGGGATCAGCGGCCCCGCGGTCTACCGGCACTTCCCGAACAAAGAGGCGTTGCTGGTCGAGCTGCTGGTCGGCGTGAGCCAGCGCCTGCTCGACGGCGGCAAGGCGGTGGTCGCGGGCGCGAACTCCGCCGAACAGGCGCTCGCCGGGCTGGTCGATCACCACTTGGACTTCGCGCTGGGCGAACCGGAGCTGATCCGCATCCAGGACCGCGACCTGGACAACGTGCCCGCCGCCGCCCGCCGGGAGATCCGCCGCACCCAGCGCCGGTACGTGGAGATCTGGGTGGGCGTGCTGCGCGAGTTGCATCCGGAGCTACCCGAGGAGACGGCGCGGGTGCAGGCCCACGCCGTCTTCGGGCTGATCAACTCCACCCCGCACAGCGCGAGCGAGGCGACCGCCGCACGGGCCCGGCCGGTGCTGCGCGGGATGGCGCTGACCGCGCTGGGTTGA
- a CDS encoding LysR family transcriptional regulator: MELRDIEIFLTLAEELHFGRTAMRLHLSQARISQSIKNQERRIGARLVDRSNPRDIQLTPIGNRLFAELLPNYRGVVRAIEHARQSARGISDVLRVAMIGYNPYDYQPFWDAFRRNHPTWELRIRSSEFGDQFGPLRRDEADIVIAWLPVEEPGLTVGPTIFTEHMVALMPDNHELAGEKWISLETFGDRGVLAPANPMPEYWEDAVSPFHTPSGRPIHRVAPISTLEDILVSASTSEVFTSCMSHIARYYPRPGITYTPISDSRLVRWALVWRTESETQQIRALARVVRDLGALERG; this comes from the coding sequence GTGGAGCTCAGGGACATCGAGATCTTCTTGACATTGGCCGAGGAACTGCACTTCGGTCGCACCGCAATGCGGCTGCACTTGTCCCAGGCGCGGATCAGCCAGTCCATCAAGAATCAGGAACGCCGCATCGGCGCCCGTCTCGTCGATCGCTCCAATCCACGCGATATTCAGCTGACTCCGATCGGGAACCGCCTGTTCGCCGAACTGCTGCCGAACTATCGTGGCGTGGTCCGAGCCATCGAACACGCCCGCCAGAGCGCGCGTGGGATCTCCGATGTGTTGCGGGTCGCCATGATCGGCTACAACCCGTACGACTATCAGCCGTTCTGGGATGCGTTTCGTCGTAACCATCCCACGTGGGAACTGCGTATCCGCAGTAGCGAATTCGGCGACCAGTTCGGCCCGCTGCGCCGCGACGAAGCCGACATCGTCATCGCCTGGCTCCCCGTCGAAGAACCGGGCCTGACCGTAGGGCCAACCATCTTCACCGAGCATATGGTGGCGTTGATGCCGGACAATCATGAACTGGCAGGCGAAAAATGGATTTCACTGGAAACATTCGGCGATCGCGGCGTACTCGCGCCGGCCAACCCCATGCCCGAGTACTGGGAGGATGCGGTCAGTCCTTTCCACACTCCTTCCGGACGTCCGATCCACCGCGTCGCGCCCATCTCGACGTTGGAAGACATCCTGGTCAGCGCCAGCACAAGCGAAGTCTTCACCAGCTGCATGAGTCATATCGCTCGGTACTATCCGCGCCCGGGCATCACCTATACGCCGATCAGCGATTCCCGGCTGGTTCGCTGGGCGTTGGTCTGGCGCACGGAGTCGGAGACCCAGCAGATCCGCGCTCTCGCGCGAGTAGTCCGCGACCTGGGTGCACTCGAACGAGGGTGA
- a CDS encoding LysR family transcriptional regulator, whose amino-acid sequence MTINAVLLCKDADMRPASAGRPSADDLLVLLAVGRSGRFVTAAEELGINHTTISRRIAALEQTLGGRVLTRVAGGWELTDLGREALAAAEAVESAVKSLAADESGNRVLEGVVRISATDGFSAYIAAPAAAEVQRRHPKISVEIVATTRRASQQRSGLDLEIVVGEPQVHRATATHLADYCLGLYGSREYLREHGAPATIDDLARYPLVYFIDSMLQVDDLDLASSFVPTMRESVTSTNVFVHVEATRASAGLGLLPCFMADRHTDLVRILADSVTVTLGYWLVARTETLRRPEVAAVVTAIRAMVADQRDTLLGRRR is encoded by the coding sequence ATGACCATTAATGCAGTTCTTCTCTGCAAAGATGCAGATATGCGCCCGGCCTCTGCTGGTCGTCCCAGCGCGGACGACCTTCTCGTCCTCCTGGCCGTCGGGCGCTCCGGCCGATTCGTCACCGCGGCCGAGGAACTCGGCATCAACCACACCACCATCTCCCGGCGTATCGCCGCGCTGGAGCAGACCCTCGGCGGCCGGGTGCTCACCCGGGTGGCCGGTGGGTGGGAACTGACCGATCTCGGCCGGGAGGCGCTGGCCGCCGCGGAGGCGGTGGAGTCGGCGGTGAAATCACTGGCCGCGGACGAAAGCGGGAACCGGGTGCTGGAGGGCGTGGTCCGAATCTCGGCGACCGACGGTTTCAGCGCCTACATCGCCGCGCCCGCCGCCGCCGAGGTGCAGCGGCGGCATCCGAAGATCTCGGTCGAGATCGTGGCGACCACACGCCGCGCTTCGCAACAGCGGTCCGGCCTGGACCTCGAGATAGTCGTGGGGGAGCCGCAGGTGCACCGCGCCACCGCCACGCACCTGGCCGACTACTGCCTCGGCCTCTACGGCTCCCGCGAGTACCTGCGCGAACACGGCGCGCCCGCGACGATCGATGACCTGGCCCGATATCCGCTCGTCTACTTCATCGATTCCATGCTGCAAGTCGATGATCTCGACCTGGCTTCCAGCTTCGTACCCACGATGCGCGAATCTGTCACTTCGACCAATGTTTTCGTGCACGTGGAAGCCACGCGTGCCTCGGCCGGTCTGGGCCTGCTGCCCTGCTTCATGGCCGACCGCCACACAGATCTCGTTCGTATCCTGGCCGATTCGGTGACGGTAACCCTCGGCTACTGGCTCGTCGCCCGCACCGAAACCCTCCGCCGCCCGGAAGTGGCCGCCGTCGTCACCGCGATCCGCGCCATGGTCGCCGATCAGCGTGACACCCTCCTGGGCCGCCGTCGCTGA